From a region of the Janthinobacterium sp. 61 genome:
- the iaaH gene encoding indoleacetamide hydrolase has protein sequence MSKADDQPSIAVQAQLALSASDAVAAIANGSLGAVDYMHTLLAQARAQAGLNSLITLNAASALEAAAQVDAARAAGHALPPLAGLPIVVKDNIDARGMPTTAGTPALRDWHPAVNAPSVQRLLDAGAIILGKANMHELAFGATSTNFSSFAGHVKNPYDSARIPGGSSGGTAAAIAARIAPAGLGTDTGGSTRVPAALCGIVGLRPSVGDGGIQRRYDSSGTVPISHTRDTVGPMARTVADVALLDSVLSGLPVPSPEPLAGLRFGVPAAFWQPLDADVAAVMAQARETLAQAGVVLVDIGMEDVMAVNGKVSFPLALHEPRQAIPAYLAASGAQITLDDIAAQVASPDVRHAFGAILGDAFGAAYPDAVQVQRPRLQALYRDHFARHRLDAIFFPTTPVCAVAIDGVQGSSVIAVADGAPGDAFTTLIRNTDPASNAGLPGLSLPAGLTAAGLPVGMEVDGPLASDSRLLAIGLSLEALFGPLPAPPACA, from the coding sequence CCATCGCCGTGCAGGCGCAATTGGCCCTGAGCGCCAGCGATGCCGTTGCCGCCATCGCCAATGGCAGCCTGGGCGCCGTCGACTACATGCATACCCTGCTGGCGCAGGCCCGCGCGCAAGCCGGCTTGAACAGCCTGATCACGCTCAATGCGGCGTCCGCGCTGGAAGCCGCCGCGCAGGTCGATGCGGCGCGCGCGGCGGGCCACGCCTTGCCGCCGCTGGCCGGCTTGCCCATCGTTGTAAAAGACAATATCGACGCGCGCGGCATGCCGACGACCGCCGGCACGCCGGCCTTGCGCGACTGGCATCCGGCCGTGAACGCGCCCAGCGTGCAGCGCCTGCTGGACGCGGGCGCCATTATCCTGGGCAAGGCGAACATGCATGAACTGGCGTTTGGCGCCACCAGCACGAATTTTTCCAGTTTCGCCGGCCACGTGAAAAACCCGTATGACAGCGCGCGCATCCCCGGTGGCTCTTCCGGCGGCACGGCGGCGGCGATCGCCGCGCGCATCGCGCCGGCAGGCCTGGGCACGGATACGGGCGGCTCCACGCGGGTGCCGGCCGCCTTGTGCGGCATCGTTGGCTTGCGCCCGTCCGTGGGCGATGGCGGCATACAGCGCCGCTACGATTCCAGCGGCACGGTCCCCATCAGCCACACGCGCGACACGGTGGGCCCGATGGCGCGTACGGTGGCCGACGTGGCTCTGCTCGACAGCGTGCTGTCCGGCCTTCCCGTGCCATCGCCGGAGCCGCTGGCCGGTTTGCGTTTCGGCGTGCCGGCCGCTTTCTGGCAGCCGCTGGACGCCGACGTGGCGGCCGTGATGGCGCAAGCCAGGGAGACGCTGGCGCAGGCGGGCGTGGTGCTGGTCGATATCGGCATGGAAGACGTGATGGCGGTGAACGGCAAGGTGTCGTTCCCGCTGGCGCTGCATGAGCCGCGCCAGGCGATTCCCGCCTACCTGGCCGCCAGCGGCGCGCAAATCACGCTGGACGATATCGCCGCGCAAGTGGCCAGCCCCGATGTGCGGCACGCGTTTGGCGCCATCCTGGGCGACGCGTTTGGTGCCGCGTATCCCGATGCCGTGCAGGTGCAGCGGCCCCGTTTGCAGGCGCTGTACCGCGACCATTTTGCGCGCCACCGCCTGGATGCCATTTTTTTTCCGACGACGCCCGTGTGCGCCGTGGCCATTGATGGCGTGCAGGGTTCGTCGGTCATCGCGGTGGCGGACGGTGCGCCTGGCGACGCGTTTACCACCCTGATCCGCAATACGGACCCGGCCAGCAACGCGGGCCTTCCCGGTTTGTCCCTGCCTGCGGGTTTGACGGCTGCAGGTTTACCGGTGGGGATGGAGGTCGACGGACCGCTGGCCAGCGACAGCCGTTTGCTGGCCATCGGCCTGTCATTGGAGGCGCTGTTCGGCCCCTTGCCGGCGCCGCCGGCGTGCGCTTGA